In a genomic window of Bacillus sp. E(2018):
- a CDS encoding beta-eliminating lyase-related protein yields the protein MENNNTLIEAYKNAKYQVTGHGKRDVSVLLDSLSIQTGQEESDMYGSGHIIDSFQEKMAAYLGKESAVFFPSGTMAQQIAMRIWCDEKGIRKVAYHPLCHLEIHEEDGLKELHHIEPVLLADANEIIKLDDVVNMKEYVSCLLLELPQREIGGQLPTFEELQGISDYCREKGIRLHLDGARLFEILPFYKKTAAEVCALFDSVYVSFYKGIGGVAGAILAGPKDFTETSKIWKRRHGGDLISLYPYILSADFYFDQRVGKMEEYYEGAKELAALYNECEGVRTLPITPVSNMFHVHVQAPKHEIERILADTYGESGVGLTGHLRENGENRCFFEVSIGDNYLAVPNSDLKQTFTLLNKKLETRTLV from the coding sequence TTGGAAAACAATAACACTTTAATCGAGGCCTACAAAAATGCAAAATACCAAGTAACCGGACACGGAAAAAGAGATGTTTCTGTTCTGTTAGATTCTCTTTCCATTCAAACAGGTCAGGAAGAAAGTGATATGTATGGCAGTGGCCACATCATTGATAGCTTTCAAGAAAAGATGGCTGCTTATTTAGGAAAAGAATCTGCTGTATTTTTCCCAAGTGGGACGATGGCCCAACAAATCGCCATGCGCATTTGGTGTGATGAAAAGGGAATTAGGAAAGTTGCCTATCATCCCCTATGTCACTTGGAAATTCACGAAGAAGATGGTTTAAAAGAACTTCACCATATTGAACCCGTGCTGCTTGCTGATGCCAATGAGATCATCAAGCTCGATGACGTGGTAAATATGAAGGAGTACGTTTCTTGTTTATTACTTGAACTTCCTCAGCGGGAGATCGGCGGACAACTGCCAACTTTTGAAGAATTACAGGGAATTTCTGATTATTGCAGAGAGAAAGGAATTAGACTTCATCTGGATGGAGCAAGACTGTTTGAAATTCTCCCATTTTATAAAAAGACAGCCGCTGAAGTTTGTGCACTTTTTGATAGTGTATATGTTTCTTTTTACAAAGGGATTGGTGGAGTTGCTGGTGCAATCTTAGCGGGGCCAAAAGACTTTACTGAGACATCAAAGATTTGGAAAAGACGTCATGGTGGTGATTTGATCAGTCTTTATCCATATATCTTAAGCGCAGATTTTTATTTCGATCAGCGAGTTGGAAAAATGGAAGAGTATTATGAGGGAGCAAAGGAATTAGCAGCACTCTATAACGAGTGTGAAGGTGTACGCACCCTTCCTATAACGCCTGTTTCAAACATGTTTCATGTCCATGTACAGGCACCAAAACATGAAATTGAACGCATTTTGGCAGACACTTATGGTGAAAGTGGAGTTGGATTAACAGGACATCTTCGCGAGAATGGTGAGAATCGTTGTTTCTTTGAAGTGAGCATAGGGGACAATTATTTAGCAGTACCTAATAGTGATTTGAAACAGACATTCACACTGCTGAATAAGAAGTTGGAGACAAGAACTTTAGTATAA
- a CDS encoding TasA family protein: MGFTKTISKGVMTAALGLSLMGGGTFAYFSDTFETKNTFAAGTLDLSINPNAVVNINNIKPGDEVYREFTFENKGSLDIYQVLLDTKYTVEDAKSDNTDDLANHIKVTIMYNTSSATVPVVETTLAQLKEKQPDLTAIDEFVGTTQRPDGIPPGEKEKMFVLFQFVDNGEDQNQFQGDKLQVDWTFNAKQAPGAYNDDTDPENN; encoded by the coding sequence ATGGGATTTACGAAGACAATTAGCAAAGGCGTCATGACAGCTGCACTAGGTTTATCTTTAATGGGAGGAGGAACGTTCGCTTACTTTAGTGACACGTTCGAAACGAAGAACACCTTCGCTGCAGGTACGTTAGATCTTTCCATCAATCCAAACGCTGTGGTTAACATCAATAACATTAAACCTGGCGATGAAGTTTACCGTGAATTTACGTTTGAGAACAAGGGCTCTCTAGACATTTATCAAGTATTGCTAGATACAAAATATACAGTTGAAGATGCCAAATCTGATAATACAGATGATCTTGCAAACCACATTAAAGTTACCATCATGTACAACACGAGCAGCGCAACTGTACCTGTCGTTGAGACAACATTGGCACAACTGAAAGAAAAACAACCCGATCTTACAGCAATTGACGAGTTTGTTGGCACCACACAGCGTCCTGATGGAATTCCTCCAGGTGAGAAAGAAAAAATGTTCGTGTTGTTCCAATTCGTAGATAATGGCGAAGATCAAAACCAGTTCCAAGGTGACAAGCTTCAAGTGGATTGGACGTTCAACGCGAAACAAGCACCAGGTGCTTATAACGATGATACGGACCCAGAGAATAACTAA
- the sipW gene encoding signal peptidase I SipW: MMKRLLKITTKLASSSFIILLCLLAFIILSSRVSGAEPSFFGYQIKAVLSGSMEPSFQTGSIISIKQADDTTTFKKGDIITFQMEDKLITHRIIDVENKSGQVSYNTKGDNNDGPDMWSVPLNDVIGSYTGFTIPYVGYALNVTQSKEASALLLFIPGFFLFSSAVFSIVKAARKLDVEKA, translated from the coding sequence ATGATGAAAAGACTGTTGAAAATCACCACTAAACTAGCAAGCTCCTCTTTTATCATATTGCTCTGTCTGCTTGCTTTTATCATCCTATCGTCACGTGTCTCAGGAGCAGAACCTTCCTTTTTTGGCTATCAGATTAAAGCGGTGTTGTCCGGATCTATGGAACCTAGCTTTCAAACAGGATCTATCATCTCTATTAAACAGGCAGACGATACCACTACCTTTAAAAAAGGCGATATTATCACTTTTCAAATGGAAGATAAGCTGATTACTCATAGAATTATCGATGTTGAAAATAAAAGTGGACAAGTTTCTTATAACACCAAAGGAGATAACAATGACGGACCTGATATGTGGTCAGTTCCTTTAAATGACGTGATTGGTAGCTACACAGGATTTACGATTCCATATGTCGGATATGCATTAAACGTGACTCAATCTAAGGAAGCATCTGCGCTTTTGTTATTTATTCCAGGGTTCTTTTTATTTAGTTCAGCTGTCTTTTCTATAGTAAAAGCAGCTAGAAAACTAGATGTTGAAAAAGCATAA
- a CDS encoding M4 family metallopeptidase, with the protein MKKKRKNRLNKKVVIPAVLALSVTLGGFSSAGYKAHADTSTVLFQAPEGLSKADVVKAYLQSQVISEVGAKSTSLLGEQFKIVEEFTDSSTNTYHVRTIEQYNGIPIYGSGQTVALDANNNVYASFGQVTQKLSRSIIPTDPSITKEDAERTAKEQVVAKIGEVKQYDGVETELTIYPHEGRNYLTYLVKVSTSVPAPGYYHYFIDATTGEIVDQFNAVHEADAPAVTPITGRGLDVFGKVQNFIAVKDSTSGKSYLHGAAIGGGTTTNPNIVPVHTYKANRMGETPFILLSGLFGFSGFEVETGTSFFADPAAVSAHTNSIKVNTYYQNIHKRNSIDGNGMPIISTVHIGSKWNNAAWNGKQMLYGDGDGILFSSLAGAMDVAGHEMTHGVISKTANLTYQGESGAINESLADIFGALSEMHSHGLTSPSEWEMGEDIFTPNVPGDGGLRSMSNPKSKKLSAAYGLKDNAYPDHYEDRYLGELDKGGVHINSSINNKAAYLISEGGEHHGVKVTGITRSKTEKIFYRALTNYLVPSSGFKEMRAAAIQSARDLYPDRNGAPSAETKAVMAAYDAIGVPAQ; encoded by the coding sequence TTGAAAAAGAAAAGAAAAAACCGATTGAACAAAAAAGTGGTAATCCCAGCAGTTTTAGCATTGTCCGTTACACTTGGAGGATTTTCATCAGCTGGATACAAGGCACATGCGGATACTTCAACTGTTTTATTCCAAGCTCCTGAAGGATTGAGTAAAGCTGATGTCGTTAAAGCGTATCTTCAATCACAAGTCATTTCTGAGGTTGGAGCAAAATCAACATCTTTACTAGGAGAGCAGTTTAAGATCGTAGAAGAGTTTACAGATAGTAGCACAAATACATACCACGTGCGTACTATTGAGCAATACAACGGGATTCCCATCTACGGCAGTGGACAAACCGTTGCATTAGATGCAAACAACAATGTGTATGCGTCATTTGGACAGGTGACTCAAAAACTAAGTCGATCCATCATTCCTACAGATCCATCCATCACGAAGGAAGATGCAGAGAGAACAGCTAAAGAGCAAGTAGTTGCTAAGATTGGAGAAGTTAAGCAGTATGACGGAGTAGAAACCGAATTAACAATCTATCCGCATGAAGGAAGAAACTACTTAACATACTTAGTCAAAGTTTCGACTTCTGTTCCTGCACCTGGGTATTATCATTATTTTATTGATGCAACTACTGGAGAGATCGTTGATCAGTTTAACGCGGTACATGAAGCAGATGCTCCAGCAGTCACGCCGATAACAGGAAGAGGACTAGATGTATTCGGTAAAGTTCAAAACTTTATCGCTGTAAAAGATAGTACATCCGGGAAAAGCTATCTGCATGGTGCCGCAATAGGAGGAGGAACAACGACGAATCCGAACATCGTCCCGGTTCATACGTACAAAGCGAACCGCATGGGTGAAACACCTTTCATCCTACTATCCGGACTTTTTGGATTCTCAGGTTTTGAAGTAGAAACAGGTACGTCTTTCTTTGCAGATCCAGCAGCGGTTTCAGCTCATACGAACTCTATCAAAGTAAATACGTATTACCAAAATATTCACAAACGGAACAGTATCGATGGAAACGGAATGCCGATCATAAGCACGGTCCACATTGGATCTAAATGGAACAATGCGGCATGGAACGGAAAGCAGATGCTTTACGGAGATGGTGACGGTATTCTGTTCAGTTCACTAGCAGGTGCGATGGATGTTGCAGGTCATGAGATGACACATGGTGTAATCTCGAAAACTGCAAACTTAACCTATCAAGGAGAATCTGGTGCAATTAATGAGTCACTAGCTGATATCTTTGGTGCATTGTCTGAAATGCATTCACACGGGTTGACAAGCCCATCTGAATGGGAAATGGGGGAAGATATTTTCACACCAAACGTACCAGGTGATGGCGGACTTCGTTCTATGAGCAATCCAAAATCCAAGAAGCTTTCTGCAGCTTACGGATTAAAGGATAATGCATATCCTGATCATTATGAAGACCGTTATTTAGGTGAGCTGGATAAGGGCGGGGTTCATATTAACAGCTCCATCAACAATAAAGCAGCTTATCTCATCTCCGAGGGAGGAGAGCACCATGGAGTTAAAGTCACGGGTATCACACGTTCGAAAACAGAGAAAATCTTTTACCGTGCTTTAACGAACTATCTTGTACCATCATCAGGATTCAAAGAGATGCGTGCTGCAGCGATTCAATCCGCTCGAGATCTTTATCCAGACCGTAATGGAGCTCCATCTGCCGAAACAAAAGCAGTAATGGCAGCATACGATGCGATTGGTGTACCGGCTCAATAA
- a CDS encoding helix-turn-helix domain-containing protein, with protein MIEGEIIKFYRKRRGLSQEQLGKDICTTTHVSKIERGQTKYSTEIIALFSKRLDIDIQKEMQFFQDMEKKLHQWHNSIIMQRMKEVEKTKSELDQFPIVQSSKHAALYQMVLARYYLLKNEPQKAAEILKRIKTEHLTPYEDNMYKHVKGIYYLQKYNNFHVENRKKAIELLSTIDKISYGNEEYCYHLAMAYQWVESKTMAYINAKKAVDYFKRNNNFSRAIQAESVMLLQIECTTQHEFEQKVNRYLQLIQDSETLNEIGIIGMLLHNLGLEFFKRKDYKNAHIYYRKALKMADKKTAIYLNRLYNFLDNSIDGKLQSQRQNLKNAEEGLTAARMLKHLLYLHLFQLHVFIIKGETDAYFSYLENIAMRFFQDQNQFSRIEKFGKQLYHYYADTKQYEKAVEISALFLVRD; from the coding sequence ATGATTGAGGGAGAAATTATAAAATTTTATCGTAAAAGAAGAGGACTTTCTCAAGAACAACTGGGCAAAGATATTTGTACGACAACACATGTTAGTAAAATCGAGCGTGGGCAGACGAAGTACTCAACGGAGATTATAGCGCTATTCTCAAAACGGCTTGATATCGATATACAGAAGGAGATGCAGTTCTTTCAAGATATGGAGAAGAAACTCCATCAATGGCACAACTCTATTATCATGCAAAGAATGAAAGAAGTAGAGAAGACAAAAAGTGAACTAGATCAATTTCCCATTGTTCAATCCTCAAAACATGCAGCACTCTATCAGATGGTGCTTGCTCGATATTACCTTTTGAAAAATGAGCCGCAAAAAGCAGCAGAAATACTAAAACGAATAAAAACGGAACACCTGACTCCTTATGAGGACAACATGTATAAGCATGTAAAGGGAATCTATTATTTGCAGAAGTATAACAATTTTCATGTTGAGAATCGTAAGAAAGCGATTGAGCTCTTGAGTACGATTGATAAGATCTCCTATGGAAATGAAGAATACTGTTATCATTTAGCGATGGCTTATCAATGGGTTGAATCCAAAACGATGGCTTATATCAATGCTAAAAAAGCTGTGGACTATTTTAAGAGAAACAACAACTTCTCAAGAGCCATCCAAGCAGAATCAGTCATGTTGCTTCAAATAGAATGCACAACACAACATGAATTCGAACAAAAAGTTAACCGTTATCTTCAGTTGATTCAGGATAGCGAAACGCTAAACGAAATTGGTATTATCGGAATGCTTCTACACAATCTAGGACTTGAATTTTTCAAAAGAAAAGATTATAAAAATGCGCATATCTATTACCGAAAAGCGTTAAAGATGGCTGATAAAAAAACAGCGATTTATTTAAATCGATTGTATAATTTTTTGGACAACAGTATTGATGGAAAACTTCAGTCTCAAAGGCAAAATTTAAAAAACGCAGAAGAAGGATTAACAGCAGCCAGAATGTTAAAGCACCTTTTATATTTACACTTGTTTCAACTTCACGTATTTATTATAAAGGGCGAGACTGATGCTTATTTCAGTTACTTAGAAAATATAGCTATGCGATTTTTTCAAGATCAAAATCAATTTAGCAGAATAGAAAAGTTTGGAAAGCAGCTTTACCACTATTATGCCGACACGAAACAGTACGAAAAAGCAGTTGAAATTTCCGCTCTTTTCTTAGTGAGAGATTAA